The Clostridioides difficile genome has a segment encoding these proteins:
- the kdpA gene encoding potassium-transporting ATPase subunit KdpA gives MFMVQIVIVLAIFMILVIPMGKYLYHISTNQKTFGDKVFDKIDNCIYKVCSIDMKKEMNWKQYALALLVTNAVMVFIGYVILRTQSMHIFNPNGIKGMEQSLSFNTIISFMTNTNLQHYSGESGLSYFSQMTVIIYMMFTSAATGYAAAMAFVRGLVGKKKTLGNFYVDLIRITTRVLLPGALIVGIILVTQGVPQTFAGAETVTTIEGKLQDIAKGPVAALESIKHLGTNGGGFFGSNSSHPFENPTVISNIVEMLSMMILPGACVVAFGHMIKNKKQGWVVFGAMSIIFLIGLMVCFRAESAGNPILSQLGLNQSMGSMEGKEVRFGIAQSALFTTVTTSFTTGTVNNMHDTLTPLGGLVPLLNMMLNVVFGGKGVGLMNMLMYAIIAVFLCGLMVGRTPEFLTKKIEGKEMKLIALLIILHPLLILMFSGLSVAVPAGLEGISNPGFHGLSQVLYEFASSAANNGSGFEGLGDNTMFWNITTGIVMFFGRYVSIVILLAISSLLASKNSVNESIGTLRTDNFTFTIILVLVVLIVGALTFFPALALGPISEHLVLWH, from the coding sequence ATTTTTATGGTACAGATAGTAATAGTATTGGCGATATTTATGATTTTAGTAATACCTATGGGTAAATATTTATATCATATATCCACTAATCAAAAAACATTTGGAGATAAAGTGTTTGATAAAATAGACAATTGCATATATAAGGTATGTAGCATAGATATGAAAAAAGAAATGAATTGGAAGCAATATGCTTTAGCTTTATTAGTTACAAATGCAGTCATGGTATTTATAGGATATGTAATACTTAGAACTCAGAGCATGCATATTTTTAATCCTAATGGAATTAAAGGTATGGAACAAAGTTTGTCATTTAATACAATAATAAGTTTTATGACAAACACAAATCTTCAACATTATTCAGGTGAATCAGGACTTTCGTATTTTAGTCAAATGACAGTAATAATATACATGATGTTTACATCAGCAGCAACAGGATATGCAGCTGCGATGGCATTTGTAAGAGGGTTAGTAGGTAAAAAGAAAACATTAGGTAATTTTTATGTAGATTTAATTAGAATAACAACAAGAGTACTTTTACCAGGAGCTTTAATTGTTGGTATTATATTAGTTACACAAGGAGTACCGCAGACTTTTGCTGGTGCAGAAACAGTAACTACTATAGAAGGAAAACTTCAAGATATAGCTAAAGGTCCTGTGGCAGCACTTGAGTCAATCAAACACTTAGGGACAAATGGTGGAGGATTTTTTGGTTCAAATTCATCACACCCATTTGAAAATCCAACAGTAATATCAAATATAGTAGAGATGTTATCTATGATGATATTACCAGGAGCTTGTGTTGTTGCATTTGGACATATGATAAAGAATAAAAAACAAGGCTGGGTTGTATTTGGTGCAATGTCAATCATATTTTTAATAGGCTTAATGGTTTGTTTTAGAGCAGAAAGTGCAGGGAACCCTATTTTATCACAATTAGGGCTTAATCAAAGCATGGGAAGTATGGAAGGTAAAGAAGTTAGATTTGGTATAGCTCAATCAGCATTGTTTACGACAGTGACGACTTCATTTACAACTGGTACAGTTAATAATATGCATGATACTTTAACTCCTCTGGGAGGATTAGTACCGCTTTTAAATATGATGCTTAATGTTGTTTTTGGTGGTAAAGGTGTAGGCCTTATGAATATGCTAATGTATGCTATAATAGCAGTGTTTTTATGTGGATTGATGGTTGGAAGAACTCCAGAATTCTTAACTAAAAAAATTGAAGGAAAAGAAATGAAGCTTATAGCTTTACTTATTATATTACATCCACTTTTGATACTTATGTTCTCTGGACTTTCAGTAGCAGTACCAGCAGGTCTTGAGGGAATTTCAAATCCTGGATTCCATGGATTATCTCAAGTATTATATGAGTTTGCATCTTCAGCAGCTAATAATGGCTCAGGATTTGAAGGTTTAGGAGATAATACTATGTTTTGGAATATAACAACAGGTATAGTTATGTTTTTTGGAAGATATGTGTCTATTGTAATATTACTTGCAATATCAAGTTTATTAGCATCTAAGAACTCTGTAAATGAAAGCATAGGAACACTTAGAACAGATAATTTCACATTTACAATAATTTTAGTACTCGTTGTTTTAATTGTTGGTGCTTTAACATTTTTCCCAGCCTTAGCGCTTGGACCTATTTCAGAGCACCTAGTATTATGGCACTAA